One Ammoniphilus sp. CFH 90114 genomic window carries:
- a CDS encoding LutB/LldF family L-lactate oxidation iron-sulfur protein, with protein sequence MSTSGLNSVVDRAKVALNDQFLRNAVKFTTEKLRAGRKNASEEQGNWDKWRERGRQIRLHTIAHLDYYLTQFIENARAQGTHIHFASTSEEAVEIAMKIAEAKQAQSVVKSKSMVSEEIHMNQALEDAGIEAVETDLGEYIIQLAGETPSHIIIPAIHKNKQQVADLFSKEAGKQLPADTSVLAGFARAKLREKFLEADIGMTGCNFAIAETGSISLFSNEGNARMVSTVPKTQITFMGMERIIPTLDDLEVMATLLPRSATGQKLTVYMSVITGPRRSEDSDGPEEMHIIILDNGRSLQLGDPEFQELLNCIRCGACLNACPVYRHIGGHSYGKVYSGPIGAVLTPALNGNVAEWDDIANASSLCGACWEACPVQIPLHDMLVYLRRKKAEQGYSPASERAAFKGFRYVMSNHKRYHLSLKVGSIGQLPLVNQGMIKSKVGPLKGWTSQRYAPSLAKQSFRDSWKALDLDVQAELQEMDPQVKKRMQEILASRGKGGKHNG encoded by the coding sequence ATGAGCACATCCGGACTAAACAGCGTTGTAGATCGTGCGAAAGTGGCGTTGAATGACCAATTTCTGCGTAATGCGGTTAAGTTTACGACAGAAAAGCTTCGAGCAGGACGTAAAAATGCGTCTGAAGAGCAAGGGAATTGGGACAAGTGGCGTGAACGAGGACGACAAATCCGGTTACACACCATTGCTCACCTGGATTATTACCTAACCCAATTCATTGAGAATGCTAGAGCTCAAGGAACACACATCCATTTTGCCTCAACAAGCGAAGAAGCTGTTGAGATTGCCATGAAGATAGCCGAAGCGAAACAGGCCCAATCCGTTGTGAAGTCAAAATCTATGGTTTCAGAGGAAATCCATATGAACCAGGCTCTCGAGGATGCGGGGATCGAAGCGGTAGAGACAGACTTGGGCGAATATATTATCCAACTAGCAGGAGAAACCCCTTCTCATATCATCATTCCAGCTATCCACAAAAATAAGCAGCAAGTTGCGGACTTGTTCTCCAAGGAAGCAGGAAAACAGCTTCCAGCTGATACCTCCGTACTAGCGGGTTTCGCTCGAGCTAAGCTGCGGGAGAAGTTCTTAGAAGCCGATATAGGGATGACGGGTTGTAATTTTGCGATTGCTGAAACAGGTTCTATATCCCTTTTTTCTAATGAAGGCAATGCTCGTATGGTTAGCACGGTTCCGAAGACACAGATTACCTTTATGGGAATGGAGCGAATCATTCCAACCTTAGATGATCTTGAAGTGATGGCCACCCTCTTGCCTCGCTCCGCTACAGGGCAGAAGCTAACCGTTTATATGTCTGTCATAACGGGACCGAGACGATCTGAAGATAGTGATGGTCCGGAAGAAATGCATATCATTATTCTAGATAACGGGAGATCCTTACAGCTTGGTGATCCAGAGTTTCAGGAGTTGCTCAATTGTATACGCTGCGGAGCTTGTTTGAATGCTTGTCCGGTTTATCGCCATATAGGCGGGCACTCTTATGGAAAAGTATATAGTGGCCCCATCGGAGCCGTCTTAACTCCCGCGCTTAATGGGAATGTCGCGGAGTGGGATGATATTGCCAATGCTTCGAGCTTGTGTGGCGCTTGTTGGGAAGCTTGTCCCGTACAAATTCCGTTACATGACATGCTCGTTTATCTAAGAAGAAAAAAAGCAGAACAAGGATATTCACCCGCTTCCGAGAGAGCCGCATTTAAAGGGTTTCGTTATGTCATGTCTAATCATAAAAGATACCATCTATCGCTGAAGGTAGGAAGTATCGGACAATTGCCTCTCGTCAACCAAGGGATGATTAAGTCAAAGGTAGGGCCACTTAAAGGTTGGACATCTCAGCGGTATGCACCTAGCTTGGCTAAGCAGTCATTTAGAGATTCCTGGAAAGCTTTAGATCTTGATGTTCAAGCTGAGCTTCAAGAAATGGACCCGCAGGTAAAGAAAAGAATGCAAGAGATTCTAGCCTCAAGGGGAAAGGGAGGAAAACACAATGGCTAA
- a CDS encoding LUD domain-containing protein produces the protein MANPDYLVELEKESKRRQAEFINHIAKRLGRDQTTKPPEHPFRGAPEFWKEYNLSLEEKVQLFMENWEKVGGEVTRVSTMEEAGSYIHHVIRTMEAKYLLCFDQEELKDLSLESARSNVEVTFWNPDQEDLLNKAAGADIGIGVVDFAIAHTGTVLAMSSPFKGRAISLLPTAFMAIIKADRLRTRLGEVLKEVSYRNDDGAMPAGVHFVTGPSRSADIENDLTIGVHGPGVMYAVIVG, from the coding sequence ATGGCTAATCCGGATTACCTAGTTGAACTCGAGAAGGAATCGAAGAGAAGACAAGCTGAGTTCATCAATCATATTGCTAAGCGACTAGGTAGGGATCAGACTACGAAGCCACCCGAGCACCCTTTTCGAGGGGCACCGGAGTTTTGGAAAGAGTACAATCTTTCGCTTGAAGAGAAAGTTCAACTTTTTATGGAAAACTGGGAAAAGGTAGGCGGAGAAGTGACACGCGTCTCTACGATGGAGGAGGCGGGTTCCTATATTCATCACGTGATCCGTACAATGGAAGCAAAGTATCTCCTCTGTTTTGATCAGGAAGAGTTGAAGGATCTTTCTCTTGAATCAGCTCGTTCCAATGTAGAAGTTACGTTCTGGAATCCAGATCAAGAAGATCTATTAAATAAAGCCGCAGGGGCAGATATTGGAATTGGGGTTGTGGATTTTGCCATCGCTCACACAGGAACAGTTCTTGCTATGTCTAGCCCGTTCAAGGGAAGAGCCATTAGTCTTCTGCCGACTGCCTTTATGGCTATCATTAAGGCTGATCGTTTAAGAACGCGTCTTGGAGAAGTTTTAAAAGAAGTAAGTTATAGAAATGACGATGGAGCTATGCCAGCGGGAGTGCATTTTGTAACGGGTCCAAGTCGTTCGGCTGACATAGAGAATGATTTAACCATCGGAGTACATGGCCCAGGGGTAATGTATGCCGTAATTGTAGGGTAA
- a CDS encoding LysM peptidoglycan-binding domain-containing protein translates to MTRQRWKRWVGQGMLATLLLSSTQAAYAQNYTVQRGDSLFLISQQYGITVDQLKTANRLTSDEIWIGHTLTIPPKSFTYTVQAGDTLFLLAQRYKTTIEQLTTLNQLNSSNLLIGQKIQIPEGSTPIVTAPTLDSSTYLVKPGDMLWKIAQSTNTTVEAIKQVNKLSNDYIEVGQTLKIPDPGSQAVQPTPLPSPVDKQVPWVEYQTHTVQSGETGWTISLKYGIPFSEFLQLNNMTEKSMLSIGQKVKVAIHHVPVKPVSSPQSGELLDWSTEAQYVFPIGATARVVDIATGQTWNIKRTIGAFHADCEPLTSRDAEIMKAVWGGNYSWSVRPVLLEVNGRRLAASMSSMPHDIQYITDNNFAGHADVHFLNSLRHKDAQVDPRHQEAVRLAAGIK, encoded by the coding sequence ATGACAAGACAGCGATGGAAAAGATGGGTTGGACAAGGTATGCTAGCTACACTGCTTCTAAGCAGCACACAGGCAGCTTATGCACAAAACTATACCGTACAGCGTGGAGACAGTTTGTTTTTAATCTCTCAACAGTATGGTATTACAGTAGATCAGTTAAAAACAGCAAATCGTCTTACGAGTGACGAGATCTGGATCGGTCATACTTTAACCATTCCCCCTAAATCATTTACCTACACCGTTCAAGCCGGTGATACGCTCTTTCTGCTCGCCCAACGCTATAAAACGACGATAGAACAACTTACAACATTAAATCAATTAAACTCAAGTAATCTTCTCATTGGACAAAAGATACAAATCCCCGAAGGGAGTACACCCATTGTTACAGCTCCAACGCTGGATAGCTCAACCTATCTTGTTAAGCCTGGAGATATGCTCTGGAAAATTGCCCAGTCTACCAATACAACAGTTGAAGCCATTAAACAAGTCAATAAGCTTAGCAATGATTACATAGAGGTTGGACAAACATTAAAAATACCAGATCCCGGATCACAAGCTGTTCAGCCCACTCCCTTACCATCACCCGTGGACAAGCAAGTCCCTTGGGTTGAATATCAAACTCACACTGTACAAAGTGGAGAGACCGGCTGGACCATATCCTTAAAGTACGGCATCCCTTTCTCCGAGTTTCTTCAACTGAACAATATGACTGAAAAGAGTATGCTATCCATAGGCCAAAAAGTAAAAGTAGCGATTCACCATGTACCTGTTAAGCCTGTTTCTAGTCCTCAATCCGGTGAGCTGTTGGACTGGTCAACGGAGGCTCAATATGTATTTCCTATTGGGGCTACGGCGAGGGTCGTCGATATCGCTACAGGGCAAACCTGGAATATTAAACGTACCATCGGAGCCTTCCATGCTGATTGTGAACCACTTACATCAAGAGACGCCGAGATCATGAAGGCTGTCTGGGGAGGAAACTATTCCTGGTCGGTTCGCCCGGTTCTTCTTGAGGTGAATGGACGTCGTTTAGCTGCCTCCATGAGCTCGATGCCTCATGATATTCAGTACATTACGGACAATAACTTTGCTGGCCATGCGGACGTACACTTCCTCAATAGTTTACGTCATAAGGATGCCCAAGTAGACCCGCGACATCAAGAAGCCGTTCGACTGGCAGCAGGAATCAAGTAA
- a CDS encoding cysteine desulfurase family protein translates to MIYFDNGATTAPHPEVVETMRSVLQNYYGNPSSLHHLGVESEKILNQSRQLAAKFLGVQPGEVVFTSGATESNNMAIKGIAFRYQNRGKHIVTTAIEHPAVYDVCKQLEEFGFELTVLPVNQEGVVNLEDLESAIRSDTVLVSVMHVNNEVGSVQPLAEIGRILKKYPKLFFHVDAVQGFGKLPVDPRGWGADLVSLSAHKFHGPKGTGLLYVRKGVDLYPLMVGGGQEGGLRSGTENLAGIVGMVKAMRLAKESMESNSQALLAMRDRLWESLNEWEGCFMNTPRIGAPHIVNISLPGLKSEVILHALEDQFVYVSTKSACSSKIDRPSRVLMAMNLGEARASSSLRLSLSYMNTMSEVEKFLMIFHDVVPRLKKMLKVT, encoded by the coding sequence ATGATTTATTTCGATAATGGGGCTACGACAGCCCCTCATCCGGAAGTCGTGGAAACGATGAGATCGGTTTTGCAAAACTATTACGGAAATCCATCTTCACTTCACCATCTAGGTGTTGAGTCAGAAAAAATATTAAACCAATCCCGTCAGTTAGCAGCTAAATTCTTAGGGGTGCAGCCAGGGGAAGTTGTGTTTACCTCGGGTGCAACTGAAAGTAATAACATGGCAATTAAAGGGATTGCCTTTCGATATCAGAATCGAGGAAAGCATATTGTGACAACGGCTATCGAGCATCCCGCTGTCTATGATGTATGCAAGCAATTAGAAGAATTTGGTTTTGAATTAACGGTACTCCCAGTAAATCAAGAGGGAGTGGTGAATCTTGAAGACTTAGAATCGGCAATTCGTTCTGATACGGTATTAGTTTCTGTGATGCATGTCAATAACGAAGTCGGGAGTGTTCAGCCTCTAGCGGAAATCGGAAGAATACTGAAAAAATACCCGAAGCTGTTTTTTCATGTAGATGCTGTGCAAGGATTTGGCAAACTTCCCGTAGATCCTAGAGGCTGGGGAGCGGATCTTGTCTCCTTATCCGCACATAAATTTCATGGTCCCAAGGGAACGGGACTGCTTTATGTTCGAAAGGGAGTTGACCTCTATCCTCTCATGGTTGGAGGAGGACAAGAGGGAGGGCTTCGTTCGGGTACGGAAAACTTGGCAGGAATTGTTGGAATGGTTAAAGCAATGCGACTCGCTAAAGAATCTATGGAGTCTAACTCGCAAGCTCTTTTGGCTATGCGCGATCGGCTCTGGGAGAGCTTGAATGAGTGGGAAGGATGCTTTATGAACACGCCTCGCATTGGAGCGCCTCATATAGTCAATATTTCATTGCCAGGGTTAAAATCTGAGGTCATCCTTCATGCGCTCGAAGATCAGTTTGTCTATGTATCTACGAAGTCTGCCTGTTCTTCTAAAATTGACCGCCCAAGTCGAGTGCTCATGGCCATGAATCTAGGAGAAGCAAGAGCGAGCAGTAGTCTTCGGCTTAGCCTATCTTATATGAACACGATGTCAGAAGTTGAGAAGTTTCTTATGATCTTCCATGATGTAGTACCACGTTTGAAAAAGATGCTAAAGGTAACCTAA
- the thiI gene encoding tRNA uracil 4-sulfurtransferase ThiI, translated as MVNYDDILIRYGEMALKGKNRGMFEKQLITNLKRSLKDFPDIEIENTYGRMYISLNGAPYSEVEPKVKKIFGITSFSPTKRIDSFELETIKEAALSVMQDVSPQPRTFKVETNRSNKRFPHRSMEMNNFIGGYVLKNMPGLKVDVRQPEVLLKVEIRNEGTFINCLDVPANGGLPVGTSGKAMLLLSGGIDSPVAGWMTMKRGVRLEGIHFESPPFTSERARQKVLDLAGIVSQYGAGEMRVHMVPFTKIQTEIRQKCPEHYLITIMRRFMMRIAERIAHKRKALAIATGESLGQVASQTMESMYTINNVTKMPILRPLVAMDKADIIRIAHQIGTYETSILPFEDCCTIFVPKSPVTRPNVEKAEKFEQKLDIEGLVEEAVRNTEIVVASAIQKQEESLDLF; from the coding sequence ATGGTAAATTATGACGATATCTTAATTCGATACGGTGAAATGGCCCTAAAAGGAAAAAATCGGGGAATGTTTGAAAAGCAGCTAATAACCAATCTGAAAAGAAGTCTAAAGGATTTTCCCGACATAGAGATTGAAAATACTTACGGAAGAATGTACATTTCATTAAATGGAGCACCTTACAGCGAGGTGGAACCAAAGGTTAAAAAGATTTTTGGTATTACTTCTTTCAGTCCTACAAAAAGGATCGACAGCTTTGAACTCGAGACCATTAAGGAAGCTGCATTAAGTGTTATGCAAGATGTAAGTCCGCAGCCAAGAACCTTCAAGGTGGAAACGAACCGATCAAATAAGCGGTTCCCCCATCGATCCATGGAGATGAATAACTTCATCGGAGGTTATGTTCTAAAAAATATGCCTGGGCTGAAGGTGGATGTCCGCCAGCCTGAAGTATTGCTTAAGGTAGAAATACGTAATGAAGGAACCTTTATTAATTGTTTGGACGTGCCTGCTAATGGTGGTCTTCCTGTAGGGACAAGCGGCAAAGCGATGCTCCTATTATCCGGTGGGATTGATAGCCCTGTAGCAGGATGGATGACGATGAAAAGAGGTGTACGTTTAGAAGGAATCCATTTTGAGAGTCCTCCTTTTACAAGTGAACGGGCTAGACAGAAAGTGTTGGACTTAGCGGGTATCGTAAGCCAGTATGGAGCAGGAGAAATGCGAGTACATATGGTGCCCTTTACGAAGATTCAAACGGAAATTCGTCAGAAGTGCCCTGAACATTATCTAATTACGATCATGAGGCGTTTCATGATGCGCATAGCAGAGAGAATAGCCCATAAGCGTAAAGCTCTGGCTATAGCAACAGGGGAGAGTCTGGGCCAAGTCGCCAGTCAAACGATGGAAAGTATGTATACGATTAATAACGTAACCAAGATGCCGATACTTCGTCCATTAGTGGCCATGGACAAGGCTGATATTATCCGCATTGCCCATCAGATTGGAACGTATGAAACGTCCATTCTTCCATTTGAAGATTGCTGTACGATATTTGTGCCGAAGTCACCTGTTACTCGTCCGAATGTAGAAAAAGCTGAGAAGTTCGAGCAAAAGCTTGATATTGAGGGTTTAGTAGAAGAAGCCGTCCGAAATACAGAAATCGTGGTCGCCTCTGCAATTCAGAAACAAGAAGAAAGCTTGGATCTGTTTTAA
- the phaC gene encoding class III poly(R)-hydroxyalkanoic acid synthase subunit PhaC — MISPIKEWEDILGMVPEELKSQMNRAKRFNEVMFVEPEPQVYQTPKEVVWTKNKATLYRFAPHLPKTKRVPLLMFYALINKPYILDLAPGNSLIEYLVNRGFDVYLMDWGTPGPEDRYMKLDDYIMDYMPLAVKKVLRHSGSDEVSVLGYCMGGTMTAIFSSLHTHLPIKNIILMTAPIDFSELGLFTNWLDERYFNLDKMVDTLGNVPPEMIDLGNKMLKPLVNFYGPYVSLAERVESQSFVDSWKLMQKWVGDGIPFPGEAFRQWIRDFYQHNKLIKGELVIRGQRVELSNIRASLLNIGATRDHIAQPKQLEPLMDAISSEDKTLSLMPTGHVSIVFGRQAVKHTYPTIGDWLDERSN; from the coding sequence ATTATTTCCCCAATTAAAGAATGGGAAGATATTTTGGGTATGGTTCCGGAAGAGTTAAAGAGCCAGATGAACCGCGCTAAGCGTTTTAATGAAGTTATGTTTGTTGAACCTGAGCCGCAAGTCTATCAAACTCCTAAGGAAGTCGTCTGGACCAAGAACAAAGCAACACTCTATCGCTTTGCTCCTCATCTACCTAAGACTAAGCGCGTTCCACTTCTTATGTTTTACGCGCTAATCAATAAACCGTATATACTCGATCTAGCCCCTGGAAACAGTTTAATCGAGTATCTAGTCAATCGCGGTTTTGATGTCTATCTTATGGATTGGGGTACACCTGGTCCTGAAGATCGATATATGAAACTAGATGATTATATTATGGACTACATGCCCTTGGCAGTGAAGAAAGTACTTCGTCACAGTGGTTCAGATGAAGTTTCCGTTTTAGGTTATTGTATGGGAGGCACGATGACAGCCATATTCTCGTCCCTACATACTCACCTGCCCATCAAGAATATTATTCTTATGACGGCACCGATCGATTTCTCAGAACTTGGCCTCTTCACCAACTGGCTGGATGAGCGCTATTTTAATCTGGATAAGATGGTGGACACTTTAGGCAATGTACCTCCAGAAATGATAGACTTAGGGAATAAGATGTTGAAGCCCTTGGTTAACTTTTACGGACCATATGTAAGCTTAGCTGAACGTGTTGAGAGCCAATCTTTTGTAGATAGCTGGAAGTTAATGCAGAAGTGGGTAGGCGATGGCATTCCTTTCCCAGGAGAGGCCTTCCGTCAATGGATTCGCGACTTCTATCAACATAACAAACTCATTAAAGGAGAGCTCGTCATCCGCGGGCAACGTGTGGAACTATCCAATATTCGTGCCAGCTTGTTAAACATTGGAGCAACCCGCGATCATATCGCTCAGCCTAAGCAATTGGAGCCTTTAATGGATGCCATTTCCAGTGAAGATAAGACACTGTCTCTTATGCCTACAGGCCATGTATCTATTGTCTTCGGACGCCAAGCGGTAAAGCATACCTATCCAACCATCGGTGACTGGTTAGACGAACGCTCTAATTAA
- the fabG gene encoding 3-oxoacyl-[acyl-carrier-protein] reductase, whose translation MKTLDNQVAIVTGGSRGIGKTIALELARNGAKVVINYNSNADAANEVVKEIEALGSVAFASQADVSDSAQAKVLVEETINRFGKVDILVNNAGITRDRSFLKLTEEAWRKVIDVNLNSAFNTTSAVLPLMVEQKYGRIINISSIIGQSGNVGQTNYAASKAGLIGFTKSLALEMANKGVTVNAICPGFIETEMVAEIPAEILDKIVAKIPQRRLGQPSEIARAVCYLVTDGDYITGQQLNVNGGLYM comes from the coding sequence ATGAAAACACTCGACAATCAAGTAGCTATTGTAACCGGAGGATCCCGCGGAATCGGGAAGACTATTGCCCTTGAATTAGCTCGTAACGGCGCTAAAGTCGTCATTAACTATAATAGCAACGCGGATGCCGCTAATGAAGTTGTAAAAGAAATTGAAGCATTGGGTTCTGTTGCTTTTGCTAGCCAAGCAGATGTATCCGACTCCGCTCAAGCCAAAGTATTAGTAGAAGAAACGATCAACCGTTTCGGCAAGGTAGATATCCTTGTAAACAACGCGGGTATCACTCGTGATCGTTCCTTCCTTAAACTGACAGAAGAAGCATGGAGAAAAGTAATCGACGTAAACCTTAACAGTGCGTTCAACACGACAAGTGCCGTTCTCCCTCTCATGGTAGAGCAAAAGTATGGACGTATCATCAATATCAGCTCTATTATCGGGCAATCGGGTAATGTTGGGCAAACCAACTACGCTGCATCGAAAGCCGGACTAATCGGATTTACGAAGTCTCTTGCTCTAGAGATGGCTAATAAAGGGGTAACCGTAAACGCGATCTGCCCAGGATTTATCGAAACCGAAATGGTTGCAGAAATTCCAGCTGAAATTCTTGATAAGATTGTAGCTAAGATTCCTCAGCGTCGCCTCGGACAGCCAAGCGAAATCGCTCGTGCGGTATGCTATCTCGTAACAGACGGTGATTACATTACTGGCCAACAATTAAATGTCAACGGCGGACTTTACATGTAA
- a CDS encoding poly(R)-hydroxyalkanoic acid synthase subunit PhaE — MSQQMPFDPFALWKQFYDKAEEQWSQTVDEAMHKEEFSKLMGQSLNSYLQYQNMARQSAEKYLEQANMPSRQDVANVASMIVNVETKVDRLEQTIEEEVVDALKQSELSKEVKALKTDMAKLTKRLDQLFEILEAKTEAAVAKEAKSVEVDAPKSK; from the coding sequence ATGAGCCAACAAATGCCCTTTGATCCTTTTGCCTTATGGAAGCAGTTCTATGACAAGGCTGAGGAACAATGGAGTCAGACGGTGGACGAAGCTATGCATAAGGAGGAGTTCTCCAAATTGATGGGACAAAGCTTAAACAGCTACCTTCAGTATCAGAATATGGCCCGTCAATCTGCTGAAAAATACCTAGAGCAAGCCAACATGCCTTCACGTCAAGATGTTGCCAACGTCGCATCCATGATTGTGAATGTCGAAACGAAAGTCGACAGATTAGAACAAACCATCGAGGAAGAGGTTGTCGACGCCCTTAAGCAAAGTGAATTGTCGAAGGAAGTCAAAGCCCTGAAAACCGACATGGCCAAATTAACGAAACGACTCGACCAATTATTTGAGATCTTAGAGGCCAAGACAGAAGCTGCCGTGGCTAAGGAAGCTAAATCCGTAGAAGTTGACGCACCTAAATCCAAATAA
- the phaQ gene encoding poly-beta-hydroxybutyrate-responsive repressor, with translation MSASKDKGQEVKEDEKWNIPGGPPKNMMVPVILLSLKGWNAHGYELIQQLVKFGFHSIDQGNVYRTLRQLEKENIVKSEWDTTSGGPAKRVYSLTDAGTQYLESWAEALGQYQSMLDQFFNMYTQFFMGLPNVPNRKGKENKSSDDDLE, from the coding sequence ATGTCGGCCAGTAAGGATAAAGGGCAGGAAGTCAAAGAAGACGAAAAGTGGAATATTCCAGGCGGGCCGCCTAAAAATATGATGGTCCCTGTCATACTGCTTAGTTTAAAAGGTTGGAATGCCCATGGCTATGAGCTAATCCAGCAGTTGGTTAAATTTGGATTTCATTCTATTGATCAGGGAAATGTATACCGAACTCTGCGTCAATTAGAGAAAGAGAATATTGTCAAGTCAGAATGGGATACCACGTCAGGAGGACCAGCTAAGAGAGTATATTCCCTTACTGACGCGGGAACGCAATACCTAGAATCATGGGCTGAAGCGCTAGGACAATATCAGAGCATGCTTGATCAGTTCTTTAATATGTATACCCAGTTTTTTATGGGTCTTCCCAACGTTCCCAATCGGAAAGGGAAGGAAAATAAGAGTAGTGATGATGACCTAGAATGA
- the phaP gene encoding polyhydroxyalkanoic acid inclusion protein PhaP, translating into MATAQKKNELTNPVNVFDTMWDGWLNSVKLMYGYQREMEAVTIQALERQKEAWQQTKENIDKLESELNKFVVDVKANVLDNVKNVNGEAVSKNVEEWNKRGEEVLNKVQQLYGTPGKASNSMIGKSLEQLESTLLSLIEQQQKTRTEVQGLLENFTDQVKHTNKGLMESWETSRTSAFNMFK; encoded by the coding sequence ATGGCGACTGCTCAAAAAAAGAATGAACTTACAAATCCTGTGAATGTGTTCGACACGATGTGGGATGGATGGTTAAACAGTGTGAAGCTTATGTATGGCTACCAACGCGAAATGGAAGCTGTAACCATTCAGGCGCTTGAGCGTCAAAAAGAAGCATGGCAACAAACAAAAGAAAACATCGATAAGCTAGAAAGTGAATTAAATAAGTTCGTAGTAGATGTGAAAGCAAACGTACTTGATAATGTGAAGAACGTAAACGGTGAAGCTGTTTCTAAGAATGTAGAGGAATGGAACAAGCGTGGAGAGGAAGTATTAAACAAAGTTCAGCAGCTTTATGGAACACCTGGAAAAGCTAGCAACAGCATGATTGGTAAGTCTTTAGAACAGTTAGAGTCTACTTTACTTAGCCTTATTGAGCAACAACAAAAGACTCGTACTGAAGTTCAAGGATTACTAGAGAACTTCACGGATCAAGTAAAGCACACAAACAAAGGTCTAATGGAATCTTGGGAAACAAGCCGTACATCTGCGTTCAATATGTTTAAATAA
- a CDS encoding metal ABC transporter permease — translation MLEIIFQYEFMRNALFAGLIVGIICPAIGVFLVVRRLSLMADALSHITLAGIAAGILLGKKVAFFQGLNPMYMGMVFSVVGSLLVEQLRKAYRFYQELAIPIILSTGIGLGVVLISIAKGFNVDLFSYLFGSVVAVGRTDLWAIIGIGLAVLLSLYLLYKELFALSFDEEYARISGIRRSLVNLIFTILVALTIAISMRIVGILLVSALITLPVAAALQISHSFKQTLWMSIIFAEIAVLGGLTLAFYLDWASGGTIVLFSVFMLLSVLLVKKLILKAD, via the coding sequence ATGCTAGAAATTATTTTTCAATATGAATTTATGCGTAATGCCCTTTTTGCTGGTTTGATTGTAGGAATTATCTGTCCCGCAATTGGGGTTTTCCTTGTCGTTCGCCGCTTATCACTCATGGCTGATGCTCTTTCTCACATTACCTTGGCTGGTATTGCCGCCGGGATCTTATTAGGTAAGAAAGTAGCTTTCTTCCAGGGACTTAATCCCATGTACATGGGTATGGTCTTTTCAGTAGTGGGCTCTCTACTCGTAGAACAATTAAGAAAAGCTTACCGTTTCTATCAAGAATTAGCGATACCCATTATCCTCTCCACTGGTATTGGGTTAGGTGTTGTCTTAATCAGTATTGCCAAGGGATTTAATGTAGACTTATTCTCCTACCTCTTTGGAAGTGTAGTTGCGGTAGGAAGAACCGATCTCTGGGCCATTATAGGAATTGGATTAGCCGTACTACTCTCCTTATACCTTCTATACAAAGAATTATTTGCCCTCTCCTTCGATGAGGAGTATGCACGCATATCAGGAATCAGGCGTAGTTTGGTTAATCTGATTTTCACCATCTTAGTTGCGCTTACCATCGCCATCTCCATGCGTATTGTTGGAATTTTACTGGTTTCAGCCCTTATTACCTTACCTGTTGCTGCAGCCTTACAGATCTCACATAGTTTTAAACAAACTTTATGGATGTCTATTATCTTTGCTGAAATTGCTGTACTTGGTGGGTTAACCTTGGCCTTCTACTTAGATTGGGCTAGCGGAGGCACCATTGTCCTATTTTCAGTCTTCATGTTACTATCTGTACTCTTGGTAAAAAAACTAATTCTTAAAGCAGACTAA